A part of Aspergillus flavus chromosome 5, complete sequence genomic DNA contains:
- a CDS encoding spindle pole body formation-associated protein-domain-containing protein, giving the protein MLEWITGQNEQFADNSKVLEPPETPAPVFAIRAFKSALFGTPGADDEDQMEREPNPKNLTANQSSRASLSLKPTIGNTSDAPIATKADVDMAVNAMASPTKSILVTPGTASNRRKTVSFGDGVVDNERKRGESPNKSSRTPLTSQWSINSSDGKAKPRSKLTQALMDSRDKSPKESDASQTPQSTEARPVAQSASSTEDDTGDDTINLNEPRSQSGKYWKAEFDSYRTKTTQEIRKLIQYRSAAKAYARKKDEEALRLAEKLKEEEVKVSEMERHVTQLASTMVGENSKADKEQLVQELTKQTALALQYKHRVGLLRKLLEQHGVVNNDVEHIAGSSETTNDTPGDTAEELHKAQQALGEANTKLEEMKREQSEFAKLKDLAQSSEQKASNLEKENATLKQTLARVKQEMTKYEGRRKEKEAKLKQREAKLELRVQEYRERLKSTSQQHREQEEGLRESFNDERRRMQDQIDLLKLKLTTFERLPELRSRTRHSDKGYAGVQVYDFVHDSPQKEQSDETQDIDEPPSPSPRAKDRRSHTTRTVLGELDIKRASKALGLETEDHSEQLAYLDDTPYKPKENHLLEGDGIPPSSPPDYPPLEPPTRRTSRQKYNSESYRSYVPTHSTITSLAHHLATREDSKQIRTERLRARRSPSKYSLDAITGLPQTYHLPDRTKRRQSLASVQRDSIPVDRMLAAQARLKRKQDSRKTRQEGKENMIRA; this is encoded by the exons ATGTTGGAGTGGATCACTGGGCAGAACGAGCAGTTTGCAG ACAACTCAAAGGTGTTGGAACCTCCTGAAACGCCTGCACCTGTGTTCGCTATTCGCGCTTTCAAGAGCGCCTTGTTTGGCACCCCTGGGGCTGATGACGAGGATCAAATGGAGCGGGAACCGAATCCGAAGAATCTGACAGCCAATCAGTCGTCCCGCGCGAGCCTGTCGCTGAAGCCCACTATTGGGAACACGAGCGATGCTCCCATAGCCACGAAAGCCGACGTCGATATGGCTGTGAATGCAATGGCCTCCCCCACTAAGAGCATTCTTGTCACCCCTGGCACTGCATCAAACAGACGTAAGACGGTTTCATTCGGCGACGGTGTTGTCGACAATGAGCGCAAGCGAGGAGAATCGCCTAACAAGTCATCAAGAACTCCATTGACTAGCCAGTGGTCTATCAACTCTTCAGATGGGAAGGCCAAACCGCGTAGCAAGTTAACACAGGCACTGATGGACTCACGCGATAAGTCTCCCAAAGAGTCGGATGCATCACAAACCCCTCAGTCCACCGAAGCGAGGCCGGTGGCACAGTCGGCGTCGTCAACGGAAGATGACACCGGCGACGACACTATCAACCTGAACGAACCTCGGTCTCAGTCTGGAAAATACTGGAAAGCCGAGTTTGATAGCTATAGGACCAAAACCACGCAAGAAATAAGGAAACTTATTCAGTATCGCTCAGCCGCGAAAGCGTACGCCAgaaagaaggatgaagaagccctACGGTTAGCCGAGAAactcaaggaggaagaagtgAAGGTTTCTGAGATGGAACGTCACGTTACTCAACTCGCGTCGACAATGGTTGGAGAGAATTCGAAAGCGGACAAGGAGCAGTTGGTCCAGGAACTCACCAAGCAAACCGCGCTGGCTTTGCAGTATAAACACCGAGTTGGCTTATTGCGCAAGCTCCTAGAACAGCACGGTGTTGTTAATAATGACGTAGAGCATATCGCAGGATCTTCCGAGACCACGAATGACACTCCTGGGGATACAGCTGAAGAGCTGCACAAGGCCCAGCAGGCACTGGGCGAGGCAAACACTAAGCTTGAGGAGATGAAGCGCGAACAATCCGAATTCGCCAAGCTCAAGGACTTGGCCCAAAGCTCAGAACAGAAGGCCTCAAAccttgagaaggagaacgCAACACTGAAACAAACTCTCGCCCGCGTTAAACAAGAAATGACCAAGTACGAAGGACGacgcaaagaaaaggaagcaaAACTGAAGCAGAGAGAAGCCAAATTAGAGTTACGGGTCCAGGAATACAGAGAGCGTCTGAAATCGACGTCGCAACAACATCGTGAGCAGGAAGAAGGTCTCAGGGAGTCGTTCAATGATGAGCGCCGCCGCATGCAGGACCAGATTGATCTCTTGAAGTTGAAATTGACTACTTTTGAGCGCCTTCCTGAACTCCGATCGCGGACTCGCCACTCAGACAAGGGCTATGCCGGGGTCCAGGTGTATGATTTTGTACACGACAGCCCTCAGAAGGAGCAAAGCGATGAGACCCAGGACATCGACGAACCTCCAAGCCCAAGCCCACGTGCAAAGGATCGGCGCTCGCACACCACAAGAACGGTACTCGGCGAGCTGGATATTAAGCGGGCTTCCAAAGCCCTAGGCCTGGAAACAGAGGATCACAGTGAGCAACTGGCATACTTAGACGATACCCCCTATaaaccaaaagaaaaccaCCTTCTGGAAGGCGATGGTATCCCGCCGTCCTCACCCCCTGATTACCCACCACTCGAACCACCCACCCGACGCACCTCTAGACAGAAATACAACTCAGAGAGCTACCGCTCATACGTCCCAACCCATTCAACCATAACATCCCTCGCCCATCACCTCGCAACCCGCGAAGACAGCAAACAAATCCGCACCGAACGACTGCGGGCTCGCCGCTCCCCCTCAAAATACAGCCTAGACGCCATAACAGGCCTGCCGCAAACCTATCATCTCCCCGATCGAACCAAAAGGCGACAAAGTCTCGCGTCCGTCCAACGGGACTCCATCCCCGTAGACCGAATGTTAGCCGCCCAAGCGCGCCTGAAGCGCAAGCAAGACAGCCGCAAGACCAGacaagaggggaaagaaaacatgaTCAGGGCCTAA
- a CDS encoding uncharacterized protein (of unknown function DUF89-domain containing protein), whose translation MASSDLEAATALKVQGNKAFGQHEWPTAVDFYTQAIAKYDREPSFFSNRAQAHIKLEAYGFAIADATKALELDPAYTKAYWRRALANTAILNYKDALRDFKVVAKREPNNRDAKVKLADCEKLVRRMEFEKAIEVGDPPSAFEDLDIDAIAVDDSYDGVRLEKEMTQEFIDDMIERFKNGKKIHRKYAFQIVKAVKDIVYAEPTMVEIGVDQGTKLTVCGDTHGQFFDLLEIFRLNGYPSEKHAYLFNGDFVDRGSWSTEIALLLYAYKWLRPNGIFLNRGNHETDDMNKVYGFEGECKAKYNERMFKVFSESFSALPLATLIGNKYLVLHGGLFSDDNTSLDDIRKLDRHNQRQPGQQGLMMEMLWTDPQTEPGRGPSKRGVGLQFGPDVTKRFCEKNGLEAIIRSHEVRMEGYEVEHDGRCITVFSAPKYCDTTENKGAFINVGPELKLDFQVFEAVPHPDIKPMAYAQNSIMSMIGTMICERITMCSQQKMEFDPKTPQYLTSDKSSFALTSALERWPVIITGAIDDLHRTVGDVSDEEKRKEGKGIIEKLAALKYELQHNRQLTPLPDDGQPGIEEYNKELEQRGNPKWHDVAWLYSECYLYRRISAYFALSTHWKGYDVFARQKMSTFKSSRPAVLELAARYKEIAQEAEKGQADGKTPEQVEQAERILFSEMCEICLWGNATDLSLLTSLTYEDIQKLQGSQARKAAEKNILVNDLDAAFEVLNKARKEKKTGERRVDIVLDNSGFELFVDLILAGYLLSAGLATTVVLHPKLIPWFVSDVTPPDFRDLISALADPQSFYTAADESGKEHSPLSDKELSEVNFLFEQWSRLHADGKLVIRPHAFWTSPGSYWRMPNTAKDLFEDLQQSELVLFKGDLNYRKLTSDATWDPTTPFTTAIGPMGPKSGVRVLAFRTCKADVVVGLPAGEDERLRQLPNGGGSEARKWAWSGKWAVVSFSDGKA comes from the exons aTGGCGTCGTCCGACCTCGAGGCTGCCACTGCGCTTAAGGTGCAGGGCAATAAAGCGTTCGGTCAACATGAGTGGCCTACTGCCGTGGATTTCTACACCCAGGCCATAGCGAAATATGATCGCGAGCCGTCGTTCTTCAGCAATCGCGCTCAG GCGCATATTAAACTCGAAGCTTATGGCTTCGCGATTGCCGACGCCACCAAGGCCCTTGAGCTCGACCCCGCCTACACCAAG GCCTACTGGAGGCGAGCCCTAGCCAACACCGCCATCCTCAACTACAAAGATGCCCTTAGAGACTTCAAAGTCGTTGCAAAGAGAGAGCCCAATAACCGCGATGCGAAGGTAAAACTGGCAGACTGCGAGAAGCTTGTGCGCCGGATGGAATTTGAGAAGGCCATTGAAGTGGGTGACCCGCCGTCAGCCTTCGAGGACTTAGATATCGACGCCATAGCAGTTGACGACAGCTATGATGGTGTGCgattggagaaggaaatgacGCAAGAGTTCATCGATGATATGATCGAGCGGTTCAAGAACGGCAAGAAAATTCATCGCAAGTATGCCTTCCAGATCGTCAAGGCTGTCAAGGACATCGTGTATGCGGAACCAACCATGGTCGAGATTGGTGTGGACCAGGGTACTAAGTTGACAGTCTGCGGTGACACGCATG GACAATTCTTCGATCTGCTGGAGATCTTCCGGTTGAACGGATACCCGAGCGAAAAGCACGCATACCTTTTCAACGGCGACTTCGTGGATCGCGGCTCTTGGTCTACTGAGATTGCCTTGCTTCTCTATGCATACAAGTGGCTGCGACCGAATggcatcttcctcaaccGTGGAAACCACGAGACGGACGATATGAACAAGGTTTATGGATTCGAGGGCGAGTGCAAGGCGAAGTACAACGAGAGGATGTTCAAGGTGTTCTCGGAGTCCTTCTCTGCTCTGCCCTTGGCTACATTAATCGGCAACAAGTATCTTGTTCTCCACGGTGGTCTCTTCTCTGACGACAACACATCCCTGGATGACATCCGGAAACTGGACCGCCACAACCAGCGCCAGCCCGGGCAGCAAGGtctgatgatggagatgctCTGGACTGATCCCCAGACGGAGCCCGGTCGCGGACCCAGCAAGCGAGGAGTTGGTCTCCAGTTTGGTCCGGATGTTACCAAGAGATTCTGCGAGAAGAATGGACTGGAAGCCATCATTCGCTCTCACGAAGTCCGTATGGAGGGTTACGAAGTCGAGCATGATGGAAGGTGCATCACCGTCTTCTCTGCTCCCAAGTACTGCGACACCACCGAGAACAAGGGAGCCTTCATCAACGTTGGGCCAGAGCTTAAGCTGGACTTCCAAGTTTTTGAAGCTGTGCCTCACCCTGATATCAAGCCTATG GCTTATGCACAAAACTCGATCATGTCCATGAT CGGAACAATGATTTGTGAACGAATAACCATGTGCAG TCAGCAAAAGATGGAGTTCGATCCCAAGACCC CGCAATACCTTACTTCCGACAAATCCAGCTTCGCCTTGACCTCTGCTCTTGAACGCTGGCCCGTGATTATC ACTGGTGCTATTGACGACCTCCACCGCACTGTTGGTGATGTatccgacgaagaaaagcgCAAGGAGGGAAAGGGTATCATTGAGAAACTCGCAGCGCTCAAATATGAATTGCAACATAACAGACAACTGAC CCCCCTACCCGACGACGGTCAGCCGGGTATCGAAGAATATAACAAGGAGTTGGAGCAACGAGGAAACCCCAAATGGCACGATGTTGCATGGCTATACTCTGAATGCTATCTTT ACAGGCGCATCAGTGCCTACTTCGCCTTGTCCACACACTGGAAAGGATACGATGTATTTGCCCGCCAGAAGATGTCAACTTTCAAATCGTCCCGTCCGGCAGTTCTGGAGTTAGCCGCCAGATACAAGGAAATCGCTCAGGAGGCGGAGAAGGGCCAGGCTGACGGCAAGACCCCGGAGCAGGTCGAACAGGCTGAGCGTATACTCTTCTCTGAGATGTGTGAGATCTGTCTGTGGGGTAATGCCACCGATCTGTCCCTCTTAACCTCTCTTACCTACGAGGATATTCAGAAACTGCAGGGCTCGCAGGCGCGCAAGGCCGCGGAGAAGAACATTCTCGTCAACGATTTGGACGCCGCGTTTGAGGTGCTCAATAAGGCCcgcaaggagaagaagaccggGGAGCGTCGTGTAGACATTGTTCTCGATAACTCCGGTTTCGAGCTGTTCGTTGACCTTATCCTTGCCGGATACCTTCTCTCTGCCGGCTTGGCTACGACAGTTGTACTGCACCCTAAGCTGATCCCTTGGTTCGTATCGGATGTTACACCCCCGGACTTCAGGGACCTTATCAGCGCGCTCGCCGACCCGCAATCATTCTACACTGCCGCCGATGAGTCGGGCAAGGAACATTCCCCTCTCTCCGATAAGGAGCTGTCAGAGGTAAACTTCCTCTTCGAACAATGGTCCCGGCTCCACGCAGATGGCAAGCTGGTCATCCGCCCACACGCTTTCTGGACCTCCCCCGGAAGCTACTGGCGCATGCCCAACACAGCAAAGGATCTCTTTGAGGACCTGCAACAGAGCGAGCTCGTCCTCTTCAAGGGTGACCTCAACTATCGCAAGCTGACCAGTGAT GCTACCTGGGACCCCACAACACCTTTCACGACTGCCATCGGCCCAATGGGCCCTAAGTCTGGCGTTCGTGTCCTCGCTTTCCGGACCTGCAAAGCGGATGTCGTTGTCGGACTGCCAGCAGGTGAAGACGAGAGACTCCGCCAACTGCCTAATGGCGGGGGCTCCGAGGCCCGGAAATGGGCTTGGAGTGGAAAGTGGGCTGTTGTGTCCTTCTCTGACGGGAAGGCTTAA
- a CDS encoding transcription elongation factor spt4 (transcriptional elongation protein Spt4): MSFYVAPSQQRTLRACMVCSLVQLHSKFMREGCPNCDNVLGLRGNNDAIQECTSQVFEGLVTLRDPNTSWVARWQRLDSYVPGTYAVKVTGSLPDEIISSLEDSGVKYIPRDGSTGEEET; this comes from the exons ATGTCTTTCTACGTCGCACCCAGCCAGCAGCGCACTCTTCGCGCCTGCATGGTCTGCTCCCTCGTCCAACTGCACAGC AAATTCATGCGCGAAGGCTGCCCCAACTGCGATAACGTCCTCGGCCTCCGTGGCAACAACGACGCCATCCAAGAATGCACCTCCCAAGTCTTTGAAGGATTGGTTACCCTCCGTGACCCCAACACCAGCTGGGTAGCTCGCTGGCAGCGACTGGACAGTTACGTGCCGGGAACATATGCCGTTAAGGTGACTGGATCG CTCCCCGATGAGATTATTTCGAGCTTGGAGGATTCGGGTGTGAAGTATATTCCTCGCGATGGTAGCACTGGTGAGGAGGAAACCTGA